One region of Sulfuriroseicoccus oceanibius genomic DNA includes:
- a CDS encoding PfkB family carbohydrate kinase: MSILVAGTIAIDNIKTPNAEATQLLGGSAAYAALSASYFTDDVRLVGIIGKDYPQAHLDMLASHQVNLDGVERSEADSFTWTGEYFQNMNDRQTHSVALNVLENWEPKVPASISGAKVCVLANMSPDNQLQTLDQCQDADFVVADSMDLWIEIARDRLKDVLKRLDLFVINDGEARELTGESNLVVAGEALLAMGPKAVVIKLGEYGAMLFGPGGRFFRVGAHPLRVVTDPTGAGDTFLGGLAGALVKAGAVKPGGEVAFDELKKAVVAGTIMASFTCEEFSTRRLQNLSQADIDERMNFFRQIGEY; the protein is encoded by the coding sequence ATGTCCATTCTTGTCGCCGGAACCATCGCCATTGATAACATCAAAACCCCGAATGCCGAAGCTACCCAGTTGCTCGGTGGATCGGCTGCCTATGCGGCCCTCTCGGCGTCATATTTCACCGACGATGTGCGCTTGGTCGGGATCATCGGCAAGGACTATCCGCAGGCTCATTTGGACATGCTTGCCTCGCATCAGGTCAACCTCGACGGCGTGGAACGCTCGGAGGCGGACTCGTTCACCTGGACAGGTGAGTATTTCCAAAACATGAACGACCGCCAGACGCACAGCGTCGCGTTGAACGTGTTGGAGAACTGGGAACCGAAAGTGCCGGCGTCGATCTCAGGTGCCAAGGTCTGCGTGCTGGCGAATATGTCGCCGGACAACCAGTTGCAGACGCTCGACCAGTGTCAGGATGCCGACTTTGTGGTGGCCGACTCGATGGACTTGTGGATCGAGATCGCCCGCGATCGACTCAAAGACGTGCTGAAGCGCCTGGATTTGTTCGTGATCAACGACGGCGAAGCCCGCGAGCTCACCGGTGAGTCGAACCTGGTGGTTGCCGGTGAGGCGTTGTTGGCGATGGGACCGAAGGCGGTGGTGATCAAACTCGGTGAATATGGGGCGATGCTCTTTGGCCCTGGTGGCCGTTTCTTCCGCGTGGGTGCACACCCGCTGCGGGTGGTGACCGACCCAACCGGTGCCGGCGATACCTTCCTCGGAGGACTTGCGGGTGCCTTGGTGAAAGCTGGTGCGGTGAAGCCGGGCGGCGAGGTGGCGTTCGACGAGCTGAAGAAGGCGGTCGTCGCCGGAACGATCATGGCATCGTTCACCTGCGAAGAGTTCTCGACCCGCCGATTGCAGAACCTGAGCCAGGCCGATATCGACGAGCGGATGAACTTCTTCCGTCAGATCGGCGAGTATTAG
- the bcp gene encoding thioredoxin-dependent thiol peroxidase, translating to MSDTPSPAVGDTAPDFNLPDQTDTPHKLSDYRGKWVVLFFYPKDSTPGCTTEACSFRDAKDELTDLGAVVLGMSIGDVKGKAKFANKHELNFPLLADEDHSVAESYGVWGPKKFMGREFLGIKRVSFLIAPDGKIARRWDKVKVKTHDAEVLEALREVQS from the coding sequence ATGAGCGACACACCGTCTCCAGCCGTCGGCGATACGGCCCCGGATTTTAATCTACCGGACCAGACCGACACCCCACACAAGCTGAGCGACTATCGCGGCAAGTGGGTTGTGCTCTTTTTCTACCCGAAAGACAGCACACCAGGCTGCACCACGGAGGCCTGCAGCTTCCGCGACGCCAAGGACGAACTCACCGACCTTGGCGCGGTCGTTCTCGGCATGAGCATCGGCGACGTCAAAGGCAAGGCCAAGTTCGCTAACAAACACGAGCTCAACTTCCCACTACTCGCCGACGAAGACCACTCGGTCGCCGAAAGCTACGGGGTGTGGGGCCCGAAGAAATTCATGGGCCGCGAGTTCCTCGGCATCAAGCGTGTCTCCTTCCTCATCGCCCCCGATGGGAAAATCGCCCGCCGCTGGGACAAGGTGAAGGTGAAAACCCACGACGCAGAGGTGCTCGAAGCCCTGCGTGAGGTGCAGTCTTAA
- the deoC gene encoding deoxyribose-phosphate aldolase yields the protein MKTDHTKLLQLITLLDLTTLTAVDNEDDVAMLCQRAVEPLGYDHGLENPPSCAAVCVWPVFAGLAADITEGTSVGVACVAGGFPFAQTPLTSKISEIHYAVDEGASEIDVAINRGAFLAGELEEVHDEIAAMKDACSGAHLKVILETCDLPHEDAVRQAAQIALQAGADFLKTSTGMGRAGATMADVGVLLEEAVAWEAATGRAVGVKAAGGIKSAYDALDYVELANSLHGPVSPVNFRIGASSLLDDVLAQLAGS from the coding sequence ATGAAGACTGATCACACGAAACTGCTGCAGTTGATCACGCTGCTTGATTTGACCACGCTGACCGCGGTGGATAACGAGGACGATGTAGCGATGCTGTGCCAGCGAGCGGTCGAGCCTTTGGGGTACGATCATGGGCTGGAGAACCCACCCTCCTGTGCGGCGGTGTGCGTGTGGCCTGTGTTTGCCGGGCTTGCTGCGGACATCACGGAGGGGACGTCGGTCGGGGTGGCGTGTGTTGCCGGCGGCTTTCCTTTCGCGCAGACGCCGCTGACATCAAAGATTTCTGAGATCCATTACGCGGTGGATGAAGGGGCCAGTGAAATTGACGTGGCGATCAACCGTGGTGCGTTTCTTGCCGGCGAGTTGGAAGAGGTACACGATGAGATCGCGGCGATGAAGGACGCGTGCTCCGGTGCCCATCTGAAGGTGATTTTGGAAACCTGTGACCTGCCGCATGAGGACGCGGTGCGTCAGGCGGCTCAGATTGCGCTGCAGGCGGGTGCGGACTTTCTCAAAACGTCAACCGGCATGGGACGCGCCGGTGCGACGATGGCTGATGTCGGTGTGCTGCTCGAGGAAGCCGTGGCGTGGGAGGCTGCCACTGGGCGTGCGGTCGGCGTGAAGGCGGCCGGTGGTATCAAGTCGGCGTACGATGCGCTCGACTACGTGGAGCTGGCCAATTCGCTGCATGGTCCGGTGTCGCCGGTAAACTTCCGGATCGGCGCGAGCTCGCTACTGGACGATGTGTTGGCGCAGTTGGCGGGGAGCTGA
- a CDS encoding DUF1318 domain-containing protein, with the protein MKTTIKILMLAVVALVCVPSVLAVSDSALRDEFKLLNAERDKRAVLVDYLKKASVVEETADGTLKLSGDGDSHARAAVEEENRDRLRQFEIIARINGEPVAEVAKQFAMRMGVDVDAPEVRTLLRIHGSNTVGASLAPELVRQFLTSRGYQNISLQRDGVEATIRFSLPGERELGEVEIKAHGSSTAFGETSSSKSVGLAGGFCDIGMASRPIKEKEAINLAQLGIGDLRNPACEFPIALDGVAVVVNRNNPVSSLTVDQISKLFSGEIANWKELGGPDQPVFVYARDEQSGTWDTFKARVLKPFKRKLTTSNVDRFEDSEKLVRNVATHPNGIGFVGLAYVGASVKALRVQAGEQALPLEATRLTVKTQDYPLARLLYFYVPVNASPMALDFVKFTMSNDGQEVVDGTGLVGQGLSTKTDRENADSLKQQLLASEDVPYGYREAIRRADRRDTQANIRFSSGSDQPDINSLNNLERLAGLLASAGNENVSVVLIGFADNVGASENNLRISQRRAEAVADVLRAKGVRNIEVHGFGEAMPVADNASAAGRANNRRVEVWLVRG; encoded by the coding sequence ATGAAAACGACAATCAAAATCCTGATGTTGGCCGTGGTGGCCTTGGTGTGTGTGCCAAGTGTTCTGGCGGTCTCAGATTCCGCATTGCGGGATGAGTTCAAACTCTTGAATGCCGAGCGCGATAAGCGGGCGGTGTTGGTGGACTATTTGAAGAAGGCTTCGGTGGTGGAGGAGACCGCTGACGGAACTTTGAAGCTGTCCGGCGATGGAGATTCCCATGCCCGCGCGGCCGTGGAGGAAGAGAACCGTGATCGTTTGCGTCAGTTCGAGATAATTGCCCGCATCAATGGCGAACCGGTGGCGGAAGTGGCCAAGCAGTTTGCCATGCGTATGGGTGTGGATGTGGACGCTCCCGAGGTGCGGACTTTGTTGCGCATTCATGGATCCAACACAGTGGGAGCAAGTCTGGCGCCAGAATTGGTGCGGCAGTTCCTCACCTCCCGCGGATACCAGAATATCTCGCTTCAGCGCGACGGCGTGGAGGCGACGATTCGCTTCTCATTGCCGGGCGAACGCGAGCTGGGAGAGGTGGAGATCAAAGCGCACGGATCGAGTACTGCGTTTGGCGAGACATCAAGCTCCAAGAGTGTGGGGCTGGCCGGGGGCTTCTGCGACATCGGGATGGCATCGCGTCCGATCAAAGAGAAAGAGGCAATCAATCTGGCCCAGCTGGGGATTGGAGATTTGCGCAATCCTGCCTGTGAGTTTCCGATCGCTCTCGACGGGGTGGCGGTTGTGGTGAACCGGAACAACCCGGTGTCGTCGCTGACCGTGGATCAGATTTCGAAGTTGTTCTCGGGTGAGATTGCCAACTGGAAAGAACTCGGTGGACCGGACCAGCCGGTATTTGTGTATGCCCGCGATGAGCAGTCAGGAACATGGGATACATTCAAGGCGCGCGTGTTGAAGCCGTTCAAACGGAAGCTCACCACGTCCAATGTCGATCGTTTTGAGGACAGCGAAAAGCTGGTGCGCAACGTGGCGACTCATCCCAATGGGATCGGGTTTGTGGGGCTGGCGTATGTGGGGGCGAGCGTGAAGGCACTTCGGGTGCAGGCGGGTGAGCAAGCGCTCCCGCTGGAGGCGACCCGCTTGACGGTGAAGACGCAGGACTATCCGTTGGCGAGGTTGTTGTATTTCTATGTGCCGGTGAATGCGTCGCCGATGGCGTTGGATTTTGTGAAGTTCACCATGTCCAACGATGGGCAGGAAGTCGTGGATGGTACCGGATTGGTGGGTCAGGGATTGTCGACCAAGACCGACCGCGAGAATGCGGATAGTCTCAAGCAGCAACTGTTGGCAAGTGAGGACGTGCCGTATGGCTATCGGGAGGCGATCCGTCGTGCCGACCGTCGTGATACGCAGGCCAACATCCGCTTCAGCAGTGGCTCGGACCAGCCGGATATCAACTCGTTGAATAACCTGGAGCGTCTGGCCGGATTACTCGCATCGGCAGGGAACGAGAATGTGTCGGTGGTGCTGATTGGGTTTGCCGACAACGTGGGGGCGAGTGAGAACAACCTGCGGATTTCGCAGCGGCGCGCCGAGGCGGTGGCTGACGTGCTACGCGCCAAAGGGGTACGCAATATCGAGGTGCATGGGTTTGGCGAAGCCATGCCGGTGGCGGACAACGCCTCCGCAGCGGGACGAGCCAACAACCGCCGGGTGGAAGTCTGGCTGGTGCGGGGCTAG
- a CDS encoding Spx/MgsR family RNA polymerase-binding regulatory protein, whose translation MIRVYAYKNCDGCRKAVNWLGQRGVEFEQLPVRETPPSVEELEFAATAVDGGLRKLFNTAGKDYREMGMKDKLPQMTEEEAIELLSQHGNLVKRPLLLDRERGIALAGFKEAVWAELF comes from the coding sequence ATGATCCGGGTTTACGCATACAAAAATTGTGACGGCTGCCGCAAGGCGGTGAATTGGCTGGGCCAGCGCGGGGTGGAGTTCGAACAACTTCCAGTGAGAGAAACGCCGCCTTCGGTTGAAGAATTAGAGTTTGCTGCAACTGCTGTGGACGGTGGTCTGCGCAAGTTGTTCAACACAGCGGGCAAGGATTATCGGGAAATGGGGATGAAGGACAAGTTGCCGCAGATGACTGAGGAGGAGGCGATTGAGCTGTTGTCCCAGCACGGCAACCTGGTGAAGCGACCGTTGCTCTTGGATCGCGAGCGGGGAATTGCTTTGGCCGGTTTCAAGGAAGCGGTTTGGGCGGAATTGTTTTAG
- a CDS encoding TIGR02206 family membrane protein: MTANTAAFHTFSASHWAVLALTAAAATWMVRCGRTDPNSHILRRTEILLAIALLAHWPLDVLAKLATGTFGSWQEVLPMYLCNWACVACGIALLTHRRIACELAWFWGIAATLQGLLTPALLLDFPHPAWFTFFLQHSGVVIAAVALVFGRQIKPTRGSWWLAILGTEAYFFAALGTNSLLGTNYGFLNETPSQPSLLDWMGTGWTYLLAIQAAGFIAMTLLWLPFQKRAANQ; encoded by the coding sequence ATGACCGCCAATACCGCAGCCTTCCACACATTCTCCGCCAGCCACTGGGCGGTGCTGGCGCTGACGGCTGCCGCCGCCACGTGGATGGTGCGTTGCGGCAGGACCGATCCAAACTCCCACATCCTGCGGCGGACGGAAATCCTCCTCGCCATCGCTCTGCTCGCCCACTGGCCGCTCGACGTGCTGGCCAAGCTCGCGACCGGCACATTCGGATCATGGCAGGAAGTCCTCCCGATGTACTTGTGCAACTGGGCCTGCGTTGCCTGTGGCATCGCCTTGCTCACCCACCGACGAATCGCGTGCGAGCTCGCCTGGTTCTGGGGCATTGCCGCCACCCTTCAGGGCCTGCTCACTCCCGCACTCCTGCTCGACTTCCCACATCCAGCGTGGTTCACCTTTTTCCTGCAACACAGCGGTGTCGTCATCGCTGCAGTAGCCCTGGTCTTCGGCCGTCAAATCAAACCAACTCGCGGTTCATGGTGGCTCGCAATTCTGGGCACCGAAGCCTACTTTTTCGCAGCACTGGGAACCAATTCCCTCCTTGGCACAAATTACGGGTTCCTCAACGAGACGCCCTCGCAACCGTCTCTACTCGACTGGATGGGCACCGGCTGGACCTACCTCCTCGCCATCCAAGCCGCAGGCTTCATCGCCATGACCCTTCTCTGGCTCCCGTTCCAAAAACGCGCCGCCAACCAATAA
- a CDS encoding DUF1802 family protein: protein MSDSIIAFKEWADVCDLLADGSYSMILRKGGIHEGREGFSFKHEKFLLFSTGFHQKETGLVDAASEHLIQSPDSKIHTPVEEGNEVVFKAWAEAEFAVRVRDKALVDQLAPFHCWPQNVVDDRYSYSEKLEADCISVAFVRVFRLAEPWTVPYQRKFGGCRSWLELEGAPSGLLEGMTPVVDDATHAERAQAVRAVLGI, encoded by the coding sequence ATGAGCGATTCGATCATTGCATTCAAAGAATGGGCAGACGTGTGCGATCTGTTGGCCGACGGGAGTTACAGCATGATCCTGCGCAAAGGCGGGATCCACGAAGGGCGTGAGGGGTTCTCGTTCAAGCACGAGAAGTTCCTGCTGTTCTCGACCGGGTTTCATCAGAAGGAGACTGGGCTGGTGGATGCGGCGTCCGAGCACTTGATTCAATCGCCGGATTCCAAGATTCACACTCCGGTTGAAGAAGGCAACGAGGTGGTCTTCAAAGCCTGGGCCGAAGCTGAGTTCGCCGTGCGGGTGCGGGACAAGGCATTGGTAGACCAGTTGGCACCATTCCATTGCTGGCCGCAGAATGTGGTCGATGACCGTTATAGCTACAGCGAGAAGTTGGAGGCGGACTGCATCAGCGTGGCGTTTGTCCGCGTTTTCCGGTTGGCTGAACCGTGGACGGTGCCGTACCAGCGCAAGTTTGGTGGTTGCCGCTCGTGGCTTGAGCTCGAGGGCGCTCCCTCTGGATTGCTCGAGGGCATGACCCCGGTGGTGGACGACGCCACTCACGCCGAGCGTGCTCAAGCGGTGCGTGCGGTGCTCGGGATCTGA
- the recJ gene encoding single-stranded-DNA-specific exonuclease RecJ — protein MSVTSSPAPPVRRWSAAKINAHQGSAPAITGDPVVDALLKLRGIGPDIAEPFLNPNLGNLTDPLSLPQMEPAAKRVLAAIAAGESIALYGDYDVDGVTSLSILKFGIEALGGRVHCFLPHRMDEGYGLSDDGIERLLNECQPDLVLAVDCGTTSKAEGEILAAQGIDLIVIDHHQGAEETFPPAIAIVNPQLGPDQHYLCSAGLAFKFLHALQKIDPSHRKAFDLRSVLDLAAVGTVADLVPLEDDNRLLVTAGLKRLANTQHPGLRALIQVAAVGERPIASDIGFRIGPRLNAAGRLDSALDALHLLTAGDDAEALAIASALDAQNRERQTIEAEVLKSALAQIEALHGSDLPAALVLAEPEWHPGVVGIVASRIMRRFHRPTFIIGFDESGMGKGSGRSIQGINLVEHIDKARHLLVKGGGHAAAAGISVQRDQIDSFRAALTASIAATTPAEVFIPEISPDIETSVDQLNLDLLNRLDQVAPFGMGNPEPLMIVRHAGCVGEPRKLKDKHWKFRITDESGGTPIDAIWFSGCETHPELPAGPWDIAFMLQRNVWRGRESVQLLIRDLRTSE, from the coding sequence TTGTCAGTCACGTCCTCACCCGCTCCCCCTGTTCGCCGCTGGTCGGCGGCCAAGATCAACGCCCATCAAGGTAGCGCACCGGCCATCACCGGAGACCCCGTCGTGGATGCCTTGCTCAAATTGCGCGGCATTGGACCAGACATCGCGGAACCGTTCCTCAACCCAAACCTGGGCAACCTGACCGACCCGCTGAGCCTGCCGCAAATGGAACCCGCAGCTAAGCGCGTGCTGGCCGCCATTGCTGCTGGCGAATCGATCGCCCTCTACGGCGACTACGACGTCGATGGCGTGACCTCACTCAGCATTCTCAAGTTCGGGATAGAAGCGCTCGGCGGCCGCGTGCATTGCTTTCTCCCCCACCGAATGGACGAAGGCTACGGCCTCTCAGACGACGGCATCGAGCGCTTGCTCAATGAATGCCAGCCGGATCTGGTGCTCGCCGTCGACTGCGGCACCACCTCAAAGGCCGAAGGCGAAATCCTGGCCGCCCAAGGGATCGACCTGATTGTCATCGACCACCACCAGGGCGCGGAAGAAACCTTTCCGCCGGCCATTGCCATCGTCAATCCCCAGCTCGGCCCAGACCAACACTACCTCTGCTCGGCCGGACTCGCGTTCAAGTTCCTCCACGCACTGCAAAAGATCGACCCGTCGCACCGAAAAGCATTCGACCTGCGCTCGGTACTCGATCTCGCTGCCGTCGGCACCGTCGCCGACCTGGTCCCCCTCGAAGACGACAACCGCCTTCTGGTCACAGCCGGCTTAAAACGTCTCGCCAACACGCAACACCCCGGACTGCGGGCGTTGATCCAAGTCGCTGCCGTAGGTGAGCGCCCAATCGCCAGCGATATCGGCTTCCGTATTGGCCCACGCCTCAATGCCGCCGGCCGCCTCGACTCCGCGCTCGACGCTCTCCACCTTCTCACCGCGGGTGACGACGCCGAAGCGCTCGCCATCGCCAGCGCTCTGGATGCCCAGAACCGCGAACGCCAAACCATCGAAGCGGAAGTCCTCAAATCCGCGCTCGCTCAAATCGAAGCGCTTCATGGTTCCGACCTTCCCGCCGCGCTCGTACTCGCCGAACCCGAATGGCACCCCGGTGTGGTCGGCATCGTCGCGTCGCGCATCATGCGCAGATTCCACCGCCCCACGTTCATCATTGGCTTTGACGAGTCCGGGATGGGCAAAGGCTCCGGTCGCTCGATCCAAGGCATCAACCTCGTCGAACACATCGACAAAGCCCGCCATCTGCTGGTCAAAGGAGGAGGCCACGCCGCAGCCGCGGGCATCTCGGTCCAGCGCGATCAGATCGACTCCTTCCGCGCCGCTCTCACCGCGTCCATCGCCGCCACGACTCCGGCTGAGGTCTTCATTCCCGAGATCTCACCAGACATCGAAACATCGGTCGACCAACTCAATCTCGACCTCCTCAACCGCTTGGATCAAGTCGCTCCATTCGGGATGGGGAATCCCGAGCCGCTCATGATCGTGCGCCACGCGGGCTGTGTCGGCGAACCCCGTAAGCTCAAAGACAAGCATTGGAAGTTCCGCATTACCGATGAATCAGGCGGCACGCCAATTGACGCCATCTGGTTCTCCGGATGCGAAACCCACCCCGAGCTGCCCGCCGGGCCATGGGACATCGCGTTCATGCTCCAACGCAATGTCTGGCGCGGCCGCGAATCGGTTCAATTGTTGATCCGCGACCTGCGCACTTCGGAGTGA
- the thiE gene encoding thiamine phosphate synthase, producing MSKQTLSNVLLYGILDMGYVDEQKATEVTRQLIAGGAGALQIRAKRWGRERIAAMAERVLPITRDAGVPLIINDYPEVAVEVGADGVHVGQDDGTIDEIRYLVGEDMLIGRSTHTPAQAEAALEDGFDYIGFGPVFPTPTKAGRPGIGMENIQSVHEKVGVEIPMFCIGGIKPENLDQVIAAGARRVVVVSALLQADDIAATTAEVVAKLKG from the coding sequence ATGAGCAAACAAACTCTCTCCAACGTCCTCCTCTACGGCATTCTCGACATGGGATATGTCGACGAGCAAAAAGCCACCGAAGTGACCCGTCAGTTGATTGCCGGTGGTGCTGGTGCGCTACAAATCCGAGCCAAGCGCTGGGGACGTGAGCGGATCGCGGCGATGGCCGAGCGCGTGCTCCCGATCACCCGTGACGCGGGTGTGCCGCTGATCATCAACGACTACCCGGAAGTGGCGGTTGAAGTGGGGGCTGATGGCGTGCATGTCGGCCAGGACGACGGAACCATTGATGAGATCCGTTACTTGGTGGGGGAGGATATGTTGATTGGCCGCTCCACCCACACTCCAGCCCAGGCCGAGGCGGCGCTGGAAGACGGGTTCGATTACATCGGGTTTGGTCCTGTGTTTCCAACTCCTACCAAAGCGGGGCGCCCTGGAATCGGGATGGAAAACATCCAATCGGTGCACGAGAAGGTCGGCGTGGAGATTCCGATGTTTTGTATCGGCGGGATCAAGCCGGAGAACCTGGATCAAGTGATCGCCGCGGGTGCCCGCCGCGTGGTGGTGGTTTCCGCCTTGCTTCAGGCGGACGACATTGCAGCGACCACGGCAGAGGTGGTTGCGAAGTTGAAGGGGTAG
- the accC gene encoding acetyl-CoA carboxylase biotin carboxylase subunit: MFSKVLVANRGEIALRVIRACRELNIETVAVYSEADVDSMHVQLADEAVCIGSGPSNQSYLKSDRIIAAAEITGADAIHPGYGFLSENARFAEICESCNIKFIGPSAEVIRMMGDKNTARATAFANGVPATPGSDGCVEDAQDGLKVAKEIGFPVMIKATAGGGGRGMRPVFEESEFISQFDAASSEAMACFGNGDCYIEKLVLNPHHIEFQIIADSHGNAVHLGERDCSMQRRNQKIIEEAPSPILGEDLRKRMGEASVNIVKAIGYENAGTIEYLVDNDGNFYFMEMNTRIQVEHPITEEVYGCDLIKEQIRIAAGLELSDHLKSCTPRGHSIECRINAEDAYAGFMPSPGQIELWYAPGGRGVRVDTHVYSGYSVPPYYDSMIAKLIVHGATRESAIARMRRALKEFMIHGIKTTIPFQLSIIDHKDFREGNYDIGWVGEFIKRGEHLELREDHEVS; this comes from the coding sequence ATGTTCTCCAAAGTTCTCGTCGCCAACCGAGGTGAAATCGCGCTGCGTGTGATCCGCGCCTGCCGCGAGCTCAATATTGAAACGGTCGCGGTTTATTCCGAAGCCGATGTGGATTCGATGCACGTTCAGCTTGCTGATGAAGCGGTGTGCATTGGTTCCGGGCCAAGCAATCAAAGTTATTTGAAGTCCGACCGCATCATTGCGGCGGCTGAGATCACCGGTGCGGATGCGATTCACCCTGGTTACGGGTTCCTTTCCGAGAACGCTCGATTCGCTGAGATCTGCGAGTCTTGCAACATCAAGTTCATCGGACCAAGCGCCGAAGTCATCCGCATGATGGGTGACAAGAACACCGCTCGCGCCACGGCATTCGCCAATGGTGTGCCAGCGACTCCGGGTTCGGATGGCTGCGTGGAAGATGCGCAGGACGGCCTCAAGGTGGCGAAGGAAATTGGTTTCCCTGTGATGATCAAGGCGACCGCCGGTGGCGGTGGCCGCGGGATGCGTCCTGTGTTCGAGGAGAGCGAGTTCATTTCCCAGTTTGACGCAGCGAGCAGCGAGGCAATGGCCTGCTTCGGAAACGGAGACTGCTACATCGAGAAGCTGGTGTTGAACCCGCACCACATCGAGTTCCAGATCATCGCGGACAGCCACGGCAACGCGGTGCATCTCGGTGAGCGCGACTGCTCGATGCAGCGCCGTAACCAGAAGATCATCGAGGAAGCGCCATCGCCAATTCTCGGCGAAGACCTGCGCAAGCGCATGGGCGAGGCCTCGGTGAACATCGTGAAGGCGATCGGTTACGAGAACGCCGGAACCATTGAGTACCTCGTTGATAATGACGGGAACTTCTACTTCATGGAGATGAACACCCGGATCCAGGTGGAGCACCCGATCACCGAAGAGGTGTATGGCTGCGACCTGATCAAGGAGCAGATCCGAATTGCAGCTGGCCTCGAGCTTTCCGATCACCTCAAGTCCTGCACTCCACGCGGGCACTCGATTGAATGCCGGATCAATGCGGAAGACGCCTACGCAGGCTTCATGCCGTCGCCAGGTCAGATCGAACTGTGGTACGCTCCGGGCGGACGCGGTGTGCGTGTGGATACCCACGTGTACTCCGGATATTCGGTGCCACCGTACTATGATTCAATGATCGCGAAGTTGATCGTTCACGGTGCGACCCGTGAGTCCGCGATTGCTCGCATGCGTCGTGCGTTGAAGGAGTTCATGATCCACGGAATCAAGACAACGATTCCATTCCAGCTTTCGATCATCGACCACAAGGATTTCCGTGAAGGGAATTACGACATTGGTTGGGTGGGTGAGTTCATCAAGCGAGGCGAGCACCTCGAGTTGCGTGAAGATCACGAAGTGAGCTAG
- the accB gene encoding acetyl-CoA carboxylase biotin carboxyl carrier protein, with the protein MDTKDIRKIVEMMKENDLSLFHLEKDEFKIKLKRGSELDDIKSVLSALPAPAAAPAAAAAPAPVAAAAPAAADAAPAADGAAGEEITSPMVGTFYRKPSPDAANFVEVGTAIAEGQTLCIIEAMKVMNEIKAEKSGTITAVLVEDGTPVQFGEALFKIQ; encoded by the coding sequence TTGGACACTAAAGATATCCGCAAGATCGTCGAGATGATGAAGGAGAACGACCTGTCGCTCTTCCATCTCGAGAAGGACGAATTCAAGATCAAGCTCAAGCGAGGCAGCGAGCTCGACGATATCAAATCCGTGCTGAGCGCATTGCCTGCTCCAGCGGCGGCACCAGCGGCAGCGGCCGCCCCTGCACCTGTGGCAGCAGCGGCTCCGGCCGCAGCAGACGCAGCACCTGCAGCCGATGGCGCAGCAGGTGAAGAAATCACCTCGCCAATGGTGGGTACCTTCTACCGCAAGCCATCCCCGGATGCAGCGAACTTCGTGGAAGTGGGCACAGCGATTGCCGAAGGTCAGACTCTTTGCATCATCGAAGCGATGAAGGTGATGAACGAGATCAAGGCCGAGAAGTCCGGCACGATCACTGCGGTGCTCGTTGAAGATGGCACTCCGGTTCAGTTCGGCGAGGCTCTCTTCAAGATCCAGTAA